Below is a genomic region from Isosphaeraceae bacterium EP7.
TCGACGCGGAAATGGATCAACTTCGGTGCAATGGGAGGCGTCTGGGTTGCTTCGAGCCCTCCGCGGACGAGGGACCCTACCGAGTCATGACCGGGCCCGACGCAGTGGCCGATTTCGAGAACTCACCGCTCCTGACGGGGGAGTTTCGCGTCCTGCCTCAATCCAACCGGATGGGTCTGAGGCTGGAAGGCCCCGCCTTGAACGTGCAAGCCGATCCCGATCGGCTGTCCGAGCCGGTCGCCGTTGGCGCGGTCCAGGTCGCGGGCGGGCAACCGCTCATTCTGGGGGTGGCCTGCGGCACGATGGGGGGTTATCCGCATCTGGCGCAGGTCGTCTCGGCCGATCTCGACCGGCTCGCCCAGGCCAGGCCGGGTTCCTTGATCCGATTCGGGCGGGTGGAGCCGGAGGAAGCGAGGCGTCTGGACTCGGCGCATCGGCTTGAGCAATCTGCGTTTCTGAGTCGCGTCGAGTTGCGGGTCCGCGACCATCGGCGGCTTCTCGAGGCGGGCGGCTGAGCTTGCCGTCTGGGCCCGAATCGAGTATTCCGTTCGCCCAGGGAGGGCCGGTCGTGGCCCCTCCGGGTTGGGCTCCGACTTTCGATCCGGTCGCAGGAAGAGGCGCTATTGATGTCGCAGGGACGCTCGACTCAGGTCCATGCACTGAGATGGGCCCTGGCCTTGGCCATCGTCGGGCCCACGGCCGGCGGCTGCCGGATGGCCCAGAGGCGGCATGATCGGCCGGCCGGCGCGAGGCCCGAATCTCGGGTGCCCGCCCTGCCCATGATCTCGGCCGAAGCCCCCCGGAGCGACTCGGAAACCCGGACCACCGGCTACGAGGTGGTGGCCGAGCCGGGCGAGGAGAAGTCGCCCCCGGAATTCGCCCCAGCCCCGACACCGATGCTCGACCGGGCGATCGTCCGCTCCAAGGCGATCCAGGACGGGGTTGTGGCCGGGATGACCCAGCCTGCACCCGCCGTCGCGCCGGCCTCGACGCCAGACTTGCCTTTGATTCCGGTTTCCACCGCCGCGGCGGCCCCGGCCGAACTCGCGGCGGAGGGCGACGCGCTCCCGACCATGCCCGTCCCCGAGCCCACGCCGCCTGCTCCCGCGGTGGTGGTCGCGGCCAATCCGGCCCCCGCTCCAGCCCCGAAACCCGAAGCGAAGCCCGAGCCGACTGCCGAGGAAGCCTGGGACGAAGCCCTCGCCCGCCTGCGGGCACTGGCTAAAAATGGCCAAGGCTCGGGCGACGCGCCTGGGGCCTTGGCCTGGACGCTTCCCGTGATCGATTGGCTGGCCCGGCCGGCTGGGGACGAAGGGGCCGGTGCCGACCCGATTCGCCCCGTGATTGTCGCCCTGATCCGCGAGGCCGAGCCCGTCCCGGGTCGGGAATCGGCCCGCATCCGCGAGGCGGTCGGTGCGCTCGAAGCGGCCTCGCCGCTGGAGATGACCGACCTGCGATGGTGTCGCAACGTCTACGGGTTCGGCGAGTTCGAGCCGATCGACGAGCCCGCGTTCCATCCGGGGCAGGCGGCGATCCTTTATTGCGAGCTTGCCGGCGTCCACTCGGTCGAGGCCGATGGCCAGTTCCGGTCGAAGCTCCAGGCACAGCTGGCGATCGTCCCCGACGGAGGGGGAGCACCCGTCTGGACCCAGTCGTTCGACCCGGCCGAGGATCGTTGCCGCCGACGCCGTCGCGACTTCTTCGTCAACTACTCGTTCAGCATCCCCGAGAGCCTCGCCCCGGGCCTCTATCGACTTCGCCTGACCCAGACCGACCAGGTGGCCGGCCGGGGCACGACCCGCGAGATCGCCTTCTCGATCGAGCCCAAGGTCAAGGCCGAGCCCGCGCCCGCGGCGGCATCCGCGGCACGCTGACCCGGCCCCAGGCCAATCAAAGTTCCCGAAGGGCGCTGATGACGTCCAGGCGAACGGCGCGAATCGCCGGGAAGAGGCCGCCGAAGAGGCCCATCACCGCCGTCATGCCCACCGCGATGATCATCACGGTTGGCCCGAGCCGGAAGTTGACCGTCAGCTCCGAGAAGGTGTCGCTGCTCAGGGTGCCGAAGGTCAGGGCGCTCAGCGGGATGGTGGCGAGCAGCCCCACGGCGCCGCCGAGCATGCAGAGCAGCAGCGACTCGGACATGAACGAGATCAAGACGTCCGACCGCGAGAACCCCAGGGCCCGCATCGTGCCGATCTCGCGGGTTCGCGACGACACGGCCGCGAACATCGTGTTGGCCGCCGAGAAGAGGGCGCCGATCGTTAATAGCACGGCGATGACGGTGCCGAAGACCTGGAGGAAGATGCTCGACTGGGTCTGCTTGGCGAAGTAGTCGACCTCCGAGAGCGGGTCGAGCTTGAACTGGTCGTTCGACGAGATTGTCTTCTTGAGCCGGCCCAGGGCCTCGGGAGAGACGGCCCGAAGCTGGATGCAGCTCACGGAGCTTTCGCGATTCAGGGCCCGGGACAGGTCCTTCTCGTCGACCCAGATCTCGCTCTCGGCCGAGCTGCCGCCGGCGGTGAAGATCCCCACGACCCGGTACGACTCGCGGTCGCCGCACCTGATGACGCCGCCGATATTCGCCCCCTTGAACCGGCCCGCCAGTAATTTGGGGACGATACACTCGCCGCGGCCCAGCTCGAGGTCTCGCCCCTCGGTGATCTTGAAGTCGGGTCGCAGGGCCCTCGACGCCGGCTGGATTCCGCGCACGATCAGGTTCGTCCGGGTGCCGTTGGCCCGCTGCACCACGGGGATGCTCAGCAACTCGCCCGCGATAAGCGGGAGCCCACGCTCGTCGCGGGCGATCCCGTCGAGGGTGGACATCTCGTCGGCCGTCTTCTTGTCGATGCCGCTGGTCGTCTCGGCATCGGCCCCTTTGCGCAGGACGATCAGGTCGAGCGGGTCGCCGGAGACCTTCAGGCTGTGCTGAAGCCCCTCGACCATGCCGAAGAGGATGCACGAGCACCAGACGACCGCGCCCGTGCCCAGCACGGTCATCAGCGTGGTGGCCCAGCGCACCCGCAGGTTCCGCACGTTGTACTTGATCGGGATCATGGTCGGTTCGCCATCCTTGTGAGAGAACGGGGGAGGGGGCCGGGCGGCCGGTCAGACGACCTTGCGCAGCCCCTTGATCACCGACAGGTTGGCGGCCAGGATCGCCGGGATCAGGCCGCTGACCAGGCCGATGGCCAGCGAGGCCGCCATGCCCACCAGCGCCGTGCTCCAGGGGACGTAGAAGAAGGGGAGGAAGCCCGCGGTGTAGGGGGCGATGTCCACGAAGTCGAAGAAGAACTTCGCGCCGATCGCGCCGACGAGCCCGCCGATGCCGGCGACGATGATGGCCTCGCTCAGCACGATGAAGCAGACGAGACCCTTGCTGAATCCGATCGCCTTGAGCACCGCGACCTCGGTCGTCCGCTCGCGCATCGCCATCGCCATCGCGTTGCCCGCGACGCAGACCAGGGAGAAGACGACCGCGACGCCCACGGCCAGGATCAGGTCCTTCAGGTTGCCGAAATACTCGGCGAACATCTTGCCGAAGGCCTCTTCCGTCTGGGTCTTCGTCGGCATGTCGCTGTTGGTGTAGGCCTTGTCGATCTTCTCCGACAGCATCGCCATCGCCGCCGGATCCTTGCACTTCAGGTAGATGATCCCGGCATTGCCCGCGGCGCCCGCCATGCTCGACTTCTTCAGCCCCTCGTCCAGATAATCCCAGTTGAACATGCACATGCGCAGGTCGCGATTCGACGGCCCGTCGTAGATCGCGCGCACGGTCAGGTCGAGATCGAACGGGTAGATCGTCCCCTTCAGGGGGAGCGGGTCGCCGATCTTCAGCTTGCGGTCGGACGCCAGCTTGGCCCCGATGACGCAGCCCGCCCGGTCCTTCTTCCAGGCCTCGAGCTGGTCGGGCGGCACCGACAGCTCGTCCATGATCGTGAAGATCTGCGACGGGTCGACGCCGAACTGGGCGAAGGGCATCCGCTCGTTGCCGACGCTGCCGCCGTACCAGCTGAACGGACTTGCCGCGACGACGCCGTCCATCGCGGCGACCTCGGCGACCCGGGCGACCGGCACCTTGCCGCCGAGCCCCTGCGAGCTCATCGTCACGACCCGGTTGTAGATCTTGACCGACGAGTTGACCTCGTCGTTGACCGTCAGGAACGACGCCAGGATCATCGACAGGAAGAGGCAGACGCTCACCGATCCGACCGTCAGCAGCGAACGGATCGGGTTGCGGCGGGCGTTGCGGAAGATGTAGACGAGGAACTTCATGACGCGGCCTCCAGGCGACTTTCACGCACCACGTCGCCGACGAGCTGACCCTTGTCCAGGTTCAGCAGGCGGCTGGCCCGCTGCGCCGCGTGGGGGTCGTGGGTGACCATGACGATGGTCTTCTTGAACTCGCGGTTGAGCTGCTCCAGCAGGTCGAGGATCTCCTCGGCGCTGGTGCGGTCGAGGTCGCCGGTCGGCTCGTCGGCCACGAGCAGATAGGGGTCGGTGACGATCGCGCGGGCGATGGCCACGCGCTGCTCCTGGCCGCCGGAAAGCTGCCTGGGGCTGTGGTCCTCGCGGCCGGCCAGGCCCACGATGCGCAGGGCCGTCATCACGTTCTCGCGCCGCTTGCGCTTCGAGAGCTTGGTCAGGAGCAGGGGGAGCTCGACGTTCTCGAAGGCGGTCAGCACCGGGATCAGGTTGTACATCTGGAAGATGAACCCGACGTTGTTGGCCCGCCAGCGCGTGACCTCGCCCTCGCCCATCCCGCCGATGTCCTGGCCGTGCACCCGGACCACGCCGCGAGTCGGCCGGTCGAGCCCGGCGATCAAGTTCAGGAGTGTCGTCTTGCCCGAGCCCGACGGGCCCATCAGCGCGAGGAACTCTCCCTCCTCGACCTTCAGGTCCAGGCCGCTCAGCACGGGGACCGTGAAGGAATCTCGGCGGTAGGTCTTGTCGACCCCCTCAAGCTCGATCGAATACGTCGCGCCGCTCATAGGCCTCTCCTTCTTGGAGTCAACGGTGGGGATGTCCGGGCCGAGGGCTAGCGGGCCACGGAGACTCGCTCGCCGTCGCGTAAGGCCTTGGTCGGGTTCAGGACCACGCGATCGCCGGCCTTCACGCCCGACTCGACGCGAGCCAGGTCGTCATTGGTCAACACCACCTCGATGCCGCGTCGGCGCACCTCGTCCTTGTCGTCGATGACCCAGGCGTACCAGTGCCCGGTCTCCTCGACGATGGCCGCCTTGGGCAGGAACAGGAAGGCCTTGCCGGCGTCGGGGTTGACCACCCCCTTGTCGGGCAGGAAGTGCACGGTCGCCCCCAGCTCGGGGAACAGGGAGGCGTCGGGGTCGAGGATCTCCACCTTCACCTTGACCGTCCCCCGGGCGCGGTCGCCCATCGGGATGATCTGCCTGAGCCGCCCCCGATAATGTTTGCCCGCCACCGCGCTGACGGAGACTTCCGCGGGCTGGCCGATCACCACGCGCGAAAGCAGGGCCTCGTTGACGTCGGTATCGACCTCCATCCGGTCCAGGTTGGCCAGCGTCACCACGGCCGAGCGGCCGGTCGAGCTGCTCATGCTCATGCTGGTGATGACCTCGCCGACCTCCCCCTGCTTCTCGACGACCGTACCGTCGAAGGGGGCGTAGAACGACATCTGGCGGATGTTGTCCTCGCACTCGGCCACGTTGGCACGCAGCAGTTTGGCCGCCGCCTCCAGGGCCGCCACGCGGGCCTCGCCCATCTCGCGGGCCGTGTCCGCCTGCTCGACCTCCTCCAGCGACGCGGCGCCGTTGAGCGACCGCAGGCGAACCATCCGCTTCGCCTTGCGGTCCTTGTCCTTCAGGTCGGCGCGGGCCTCCAGCAGCTCGGCGTCGGCCTTCAGCACCTCGGCTTTTTTCGATTCGAGCAGGGCCTCCATGTCGCGATGCTCGAGCACCGCCAGGAGGTCGCCTTTCTTGACCTTGCTCCCCTCCTCGACGCGCATCTCCTGCACGCGTCCGGGGAACTTGGTGCCGATCATCGCCTGGTTCCTCGACTTGAGGTAACCCTTGGCGCTCAGCAGCTTCTCGGCCTCGCCGGAGGTCATCGTCGAGACCACGCCGACGTTCACCTCGACCTTGGTGCGGATCTTCTCGTACTCGCGATAGGCGTAGAATCCGCCGCCCGCGAGCAGGCCCAGCGGCACCAGCCAGATCGACCAGCCCAGGAGCGCCGAGCCGAAGCCCCTGCGCCTGGCGGGGCGACCGGGGCGGTCGTCGCGTTGTCGGATCGTCGAGCCGCGTCCGTGGTCGCCGCGGTCGATTTTCAGCGAGGCCAGGTCGTCGCGCAGCGTGCTCGCCATCTGGGTACGCCCCTCCCCGATCGAAGCCCGTGTCTCGCAAGGGCGTTCGTCGCCCGCCCCGCTTCGTTAGGTCAGGCCGCGAAAATTCCCGGGCCCACTCCATCCAGTCATGCTGGAATGAAGGGCGCGATCGGGTTTTTTACGGCTTCATCGGGACAGGAGTATACTACCTTGCGATCGATGTCAAGTGGTCGCACGATCACCATGACAACCGGTCACGTCTCGATCGGTCAATAGCCGCAGGCCTTCAGGTGCTGGACGCTGCGCACGACCCGATCATGTCGACCTTCCAGGCCGGGCTCGGGTTCGCCCAGAATTCCCTCGATCTCGATGGTGTAGGCACCGCCGTATCCGACCTTGTCGAGCGTCTCGCGGATCCGGACGAAGTCGACCCCGCCCCCCTCGCCGATCGCCGGGAAGTACCAGTCCTCGAACCGGCCTCGCCCGTCCTTGACGTGAACGTTGCGGACCAGGTCGGCCACCTTGGCCAGTTCGTCGACCGGGTCCACGCCCTCGTTGTAATAGCCGATGTTGCCCGTGTCGAAGTTCAGGCGGATCGAGGGGTGATCCAGGTCCGACATCAGGTCGAGCATCGCCTTGGCGTTCTGGGTCGGCCCTTTGTGGGTCTCGAGGGCCACGGTGATGCCCAGGGCCCCGGCGGTGTCGCCGATCCGCTTCAGGTTCTTGACGATCAGCCGACGCTCGTCGGCGTCGGCGGGCTGGCCGGCGCCCGAGACGACCAGGCCGACGTTGAACCACTTGCCGGCGAAGGCGATGCGCTTCTGGGTCGTCTCGACCCCCGCCTCGGTGCGGATGTCGGCGCCGCCGACGTTGCAGCCCGAGATCCCCACGCCTTCCTTCTCAAGCAGGGCCACGAAGGCCGAGGCGGTCGCGTCGTCGGCCTTCTCGGTGATGACGGCCGACTCGGGGATGACCAGCCCCCCCATGTCGTGGCCGCGCAGGGCCAGCTCCAGGTGATCGATCCCGGTCGATCGGATCCGTTCGACGGCGGTGCGGACGCCCGAGGCGCCGTAGCTATTGGTGAAGCAGCTGACCAGGCGGTTCATGACCGGAAGACCTCGCGCGGATTTCTCGGGGACCTGGGGCCGTTGCTCGGTCCCGTTCAACCTTCGGATCGCTTTTCCAGCGCCACGGGGACCTCGGCCAGCGGGTCCACAACCCTCAGCGAGGTGCGACCCGCCAGGACTTCCAGCAGGGTCTGGCCGCAGACCTGATCGCGCCAGCCGTCGGCGAGCACCGGCCTGGGCAGGCCGAGGCTACCGTCGAGGCTCCAACGGATCAGCTCCTTCAGGTCGGCCGCGGAGCCGACCAGCCCGGTCGCCACCTTGTGCTCGGCGCAGCAGCGGGCGAGCGTTGCGGCGAGCAGGCTGACGACCATCGACAGGCCGGGCCCCTCGTCGAATCGCTCGGGGGCCTCGGGGAGCGACTCGGCGGGCGTCGCCTGCGCGGCCTGGATGACCTCGACGACCTCCTGCGACTTGGCCAGCAGGTGCGGCCGGTTGTAGTCGCGCAGGGCTTCCAGGTCGCGGCGGCTGCTCGGCTGACGCTTGGCGATGGCCGTCAGCAGGTCGTCGCGCATCACCTGTCGCATGGGGCGATTGGAGCGCCTGGCCTCCTCGGACCGCCACTCGTAGAGGAGCCGGGCGGCCTCGAGGCCCCGGCGCGAGAGCTGGTGAAGCCCCGAGAGCTTGCGCCAGCGCTCATCGTCATCGCGCCTGCGGATCACCTCGATGAAGTCGGCGTACTCGGCCTCGGCCCACTCCGTCCGGCCGAGCTTCTGCAATCCGGCCTTCAGGGTGTCGACCACGCGCAGCAGGTGGCGTACGTCGTCCAGCGCGTACTGGATCTGGGCCTCGCTGAGCGGGCGGCGGCGCCAGTCGGTGCGCGTCTCACCGCCCGTGACGCTCACGTGCAGGACCTGGCCCAGCAGATTGCCCAGCGACAGCGGGTAGCCCATCCCGACCAGGCCCGCGGCGATCTGGACGTCGACGACCCGCGCGGGGAGGAAGCCGGTCTGGAACCGGCAGATGCGCAGGTCTTCCCCCGCGGCGTGCATCACCACCTCGATCGTCGGGTCGATGACCGCCTGCCAGAAGGGCCCGATGTCGCGGATGGCCAGGGGGTCGACGATCGCCAGCCGCTTCCGGGTCGCGACCTGGATCAGGCAGAGGATCGGCTCGAACGTATCCTCGCTGACGAACTCGGTATCGAATGCAAATTGCCCCTCCTCGCGGAGGTGCGCAACCAGCTCGGCGAGCCCCTTGGCGTCGTCGATGAATTCTTCTTGAATCGGTTCGGTCATGCGAATCGTGCCCGGTCGCGGCCTCCGGACTCCCCGAGCTTCGTGCCCGCGGCCCCACCGGCCCGTCGCGACTGGTTGGGATTGTCACACCGAAGTCGCTCGGATGCAAGCGTCGGCCCACTGATGCGGGAACATTTGGACACGTTTTCTCGACGTGCCCGTTGGCGAAGCCGCGGGCATTCGAGGCTCAGGGTGCGGCGTCATACAGCACGAAACAGGCCCAATGAACCGGATCCTGGAACTCGGGATTGCGTGCAACCAGCCTGCGGGCGGCCTCCAGGGCGCGGGCGGGCGAATCGCCGCGGGCCACCCCACGATGGAATTCAGACAGCAGGATGGCCGACGATTCGGTCGGCGGATCCCAGAGGCTTAGCAAGACGGTCGAGGCTCCGGCCGAGAGACCGGCCCGCGCCAGGTCGCGGAGCGCCGCGGGTGTCACCGCACCCCGGTCGTCGGGGTCGCCGACCGCCATCGCCAGCACCTCGGCGGAGAGCGGGACCCTCAGCAGGTCGCCCGCCGAGACCCGGCCGTCGACGCGGCAAGGGGGGGGATCGCCGGGCCTGAGCAGCAACTCGGGCTCGCCCGACGGCGTGCGCGACGGGTCGAGCACGGCCAGGGCCGAGACCTGGATCGACCGGGCGTGCGCCACTTCGGAACTCAGGAGCCGGCGAGGGCCCGCGTCCGGGCCGGCGTGCAGGACGACGGGGCGTGTCAGCGCGCGGATCACCTCGGCGAGCTCGGCATGGATGAACGGGTCGGCCCAACCTCGCCGGGACAGGCCTCGGGGAGTGTCCTCGGGGCTGGCGACGATGAGCAGTCCCGTGCCGCGCGGCGGGTGCTCGGCCCGCTGCCTGCGGATCAGGGTCAGCGAGGGGGCATACCTCAGCCCGAACCGCTCGCCGAGCGGCCGGTCGCGGCCGATGACCTCGAAGGCGACGGCCGACGTCGCGTCGCCGGGGACGATCAGGAGCCGTTCAACGCCATTGAAGGCGGGACCGAAGGGGCGGATCAGGACGTCGTCGAGGAACGTCCCCCAGTCCTGGGCCTGCGGCGGGGGGGGCATGCCCGAGGGGGTGCTGGGCCGATCCGGCTCGGGCAGGAGTCCGATCAGGGCGTCGGCCCGGCCTGGCTCGGAGACGCGTAGGCCTCGCCCGGAATCGCCCAGCTCCGAGCGCCAGGCCTCGACCGCCCTGCGCAGGAGGGTCCGCGTGACCGGCACGCGCCTGGCCTCGACCCCCAGGCCCGGCCGGATCAGGAAGCCGACGAGCGACTCGGGGCCGGCAGCCGCATAGACCAGCACCGCCTCGCCGGTGCGGAGCTTGAGCCCCTCGACGTCGACCCCCTTCGCCGGCCCTTCGAGGTCGAGTCGGGCGCCGTCGGCTTCGATCCCGGCAGGGGGTTCCTCGGCCTCAGTTTCCCCGCCCAGCCAGGCGACGAGCCGCCGCTCGGCCTGCGGGCGGCCCGACTCGGGCAGGAACGCCATCGAGGCCGAGGCGAGTGAACGGCCGACTCGATCGCCCCATCGTCGTCGGTCGGCGCGGTCGAGCGCGGCGAGGGCTTCCTCGGGCCTGCCGGTGGCGAGCTTGCAGCGTGCGGTCCCTCGGGCAATCCGGCCGTCGGCCCCGAGGATCGGCCGCGAGGCCTCGCCGCCGGTCCCCTTCAGGGCGCGGTCCGCCAGCCGCCGCCTCAGGTCCGAGAGCAGGTCGGCCGCCGCGTCGGGCTGCCCGGCGCGTTCCAGGATCTCGGCGCGTTCCAGGTCGGCCTCGGCCGCGAGCCAGGGGCGCCCCGCGGACCGGTGCGCGGCGGCGATCCCGTCCAGCTCGTTAAGTACGCGGGACAGCTCAGGGACCTGTGAGGGGTCGGTCGCCTTGCCGACTTCCTCGGCCGCCAGCCGCCTGGCCCTGATGTGAGGGGCGACCGCCGCGTGCCAGGGCCCCGCGTCCGCGAGATGGCCGGCACGTGCCAGGAAGGTTGCCCGCCGGAGATCCCAGGCGGGCTCATCGGCGAGCGAGACTCCGGCGAGGTCGACCCCGTCTCGCCAGCGACCCAGGGCTGCCAGCGCAGTCAGCCTTCCCAGGGCCGCCTCGCGCCAGAGGCCAGGGCGGCCGGCCCGGTCGACCCTCGCCAGGACCCGGGCGTCGGCCGCCTCGGCGGTCGGCCAGTCCTCGCGGCCAGCGGCCAGCGCCGCGACAATCCGGTCCAGCTCCGGGACCATCCGCAGGACCGGGTCGGACCGGATCGACGGGCCGAGGGTCGCCACGACCGGGCCGGCCGGCCCCCCCTCGCCCTCGACCGACGCGATCCAGCCGCCCAGGGCCTCGGACAGGACACGGAGCCGGGGCATCGGCGGGCTCGATCGAGATGCCAACTCGGCGGCCAGCCGCGCGTGGTCGCGGGCCTCGGCCGCGTCGATCCCGTCGCCCCCATCCAGGCCGGGGGCCAGCTCGACGGCGAGCCAGAATTCCATCTCGGCCTGGCGGTCGAGCCGCTCGCGCCGGCCGAATGCCGCCGAGGCCCGGCGGACCGACTCCACGACCGTCGCGGTCGGGCGCCCTTGCCGCCGCTCGATCGTCGCCCTCAGCGTCAGGACCTCGGCCGCAGCCAGCGGTGTCATGCCCGGGTCCGCCTCCAGGTGGAGGAGCGGCCCGGACAGGTCGTCGCCCTCGCCCCGGTCGACCCGGTCGACGAGCGACTCGTATCGGGCCGCCAGCGCCGTGGGCAGGTCGAGCTCAGCCGAAGATCCGCGGCGCCGGTAGAGGCGACGGTCGGGCTGGAAGGCCAGGTCGGCGGCATCTTCCAGTGACCAGGAAACAGCCCGCCGGAGCGCCGATGCCGTCGGAATCAGCTCGATCCGCCCCGACGCCCTGGCCAGACCGATCCGCCCGCCATCGGGCGAGGTCGAGGCCGCAGTCCAGCGATCCAGGGGCTCGGACGCGGCGAGAAACCGGGCACGCGACGCGAGCGAACTCGGCGAAACTTCGGCCGGAATCAGGAGCACCCCGCCGACGATGGGGACCATCACCGAACGCTCGCCGGCGGTGCCCACGAACGCGATCGTGCCGGCTGCGTCCGCAACCGAGAGCCGCAGCGCCGGGCCGCCGACGACCCGCTCGATCGAGACGACCGGCCCTTCGGCCAGTCGTGCCAGGCCGGCCGAAGGAGACTTTCCGCCCGCCGTCGCCACCGCGATCGCCGCCCCGAGGTTGACTCCCTGCCCCGAGAGGTCGCGGCGATGCCGCTCGACGCTTCCCCCGGCGCGGCGGACGAGCAAGCTCGCGCCACCTGCATCGAACGCGATCGACGTGGGCCTCAGCCCGGGGGAAAGTGAGGCCGGCTTCTGCTCGCCCGAGGGGCCCGCGATCCGTCCGTCGGGGGTGGTCGTGACGCGGAGGAGCCGGCCGTCGTCGAGGCCAGCGATCACGTCTCCGTCTACGTCGGGCGAGCAGGCCAGCGCCGAGACGGCACCGCAGTCGAGCCTGGCTATCGGCTGCGTCGATTCGCCCGAGACGTCCCAGAGGACCAGGCCGGCCAGGTCGCCGGTGACGACCCGGCCGCCGGGGCTCACTCCCAGGGCCCTGGCCCCCGTCTCGGCCGGCGAGACGAAGGTCGGCCGGTCCGACCGGTCGGGCATGTAGACGGCGAATCGCCCGTCGAGGAACCGGACCACCAACCGCAAGGTTCCCGCCCTGAGGCCCATCCCCTCGGCCCAGGCGAACTCGACCGCGGGGGTTGCCTGGCCGTCGGGCCTTCGGAGCGAAACCGTCCCGAGTTCCGCCGTTGCGGCCGATTTCCGGGGGCGAGCGGGCCGCGCGGGATCGTCGAACGGGCAGCCCGTCGCCGTCAGGAGGGCGAGCATGGCCGCGAGCCAGGCCGGCCCGGGGCTTCGGCTCATGCCAGCCCGCCGAGGAACTCGCGCAAGGCGGCATTGGTCCGTTCGGGCTGCTCCAGCGGGGCCAGATGACCGGCCCCCGGCACCACCACGAACCTGGCGCCGGGGATCGCGGCGGCCATCGTCCGCGACTCCTCCA
It encodes:
- a CDS encoding CHAT domain-containing protein, translated to MSRSPGPAWLAAMLALLTATGCPFDDPARPARPRKSAATAELGTVSLRRPDGQATPAVEFAWAEGMGLRAGTLRLVVRFLDGRFAVYMPDRSDRPTFVSPAETGARALGVSPGGRVVTGDLAGLVLWDVSGESTQPIARLDCGAVSALACSPDVDGDVIAGLDDGRLLRVTTTPDGRIAGPSGEQKPASLSPGLRPTSIAFDAGGASLLVRRAGGSVERHRRDLSGQGVNLGAAIAVATAGGKSPSAGLARLAEGPVVSIERVVGGPALRLSVADAAGTIAFVGTAGERSVMVPIVGGVLLIPAEVSPSSLASRARFLAASEPLDRWTAASTSPDGGRIGLARASGRIELIPTASALRRAVSWSLEDAADLAFQPDRRLYRRRGSSAELDLPTALAARYESLVDRVDRGEGDDLSGPLLHLEADPGMTPLAAAEVLTLRATIERRQGRPTATVVESVRRASAAFGRRERLDRQAEMEFWLAVELAPGLDGGDGIDAAEARDHARLAAELASRSSPPMPRLRVLSEALGGWIASVEGEGGPAGPVVATLGPSIRSDPVLRMVPELDRIVAALAAGREDWPTAEAADARVLARVDRAGRPGLWREAALGRLTALAALGRWRDGVDLAGVSLADEPAWDLRRATFLARAGHLADAGPWHAAVAPHIRARRLAAEEVGKATDPSQVPELSRVLNELDGIAAAHRSAGRPWLAAEADLERAEILERAGQPDAAADLLSDLRRRLADRALKGTGGEASRPILGADGRIARGTARCKLATGRPEEALAALDRADRRRWGDRVGRSLASASMAFLPESGRPQAERRLVAWLGGETEAEEPPAGIEADGARLDLEGPAKGVDVEGLKLRTGEAVLVYAAAGPESLVGFLIRPGLGVEARRVPVTRTLLRRAVEAWRSELGDSGRGLRVSEPGRADALIGLLPEPDRPSTPSGMPPPPQAQDWGTFLDDVLIRPFGPAFNGVERLLIVPGDATSAVAFEVIGRDRPLGERFGLRYAPSLTLIRRQRAEHPPRGTGLLIVASPEDTPRGLSRRGWADPFIHAELAEVIRALTRPVVLHAGPDAGPRRLLSSEVAHARSIQVSALAVLDPSRTPSGEPELLLRPGDPPPCRVDGRVSAGDLLRVPLSAEVLAMAVGDPDDRGAVTPAALRDLARAGLSAGASTVLLSLWDPPTESSAILLSEFHRGVARGDSPARALEAARRLVARNPEFQDPVHWACFVLYDAAP